The window TCACCTGCTGAGCGCTTCCAGTAAACTACCCATTACCACACCAGTGGGAAAGCCTGAAACCATTGGGGCAGACCGTTTAGCCATCTGTTCTGCAGCTGTAGATCAATTTCCGGGCACACATACCCTGGCCATTGGTTTGGGCACTTGTATTACCTACAATTACACCAATAATCGCCACGAATTCCTCGGTGGTAGCATTTCTCCCGGTATGCAAATGCGTTTCCGGGCCATGCACGAACAAACAGCTCTGCTGCCATTGGTGGAAGCTGCCAGCGATTTTCCGCTGATTGGTTACGATACCCGAACCAACCTCCTGAGTGGGGTAATCCTGGGTGTGGCCAAGGAAATCGATGGTATTATTGATGCTTACGCATTGAAATACAGCAACTTTAACGTGCTGTTAACCGGGGGGGATATGCCTTTTTTTGTGCCTCACCTGAAAAACAAGATATTTGCCGACCCTTATTTAATCTTCAAGGGTTTGTATGCGATCAGTGAGCAAAACAACCATTAGAACAACTGCACTTTTCCTGTCATTGTTGGCTGTTGCCTCCCTGACTGCCCAGGAGAACTCTCCTTACTCTCGTTACGGTATTGGCGACTATTTCTACGGCCAGCATTTTATCCATAAAGCCATGGGTGGCATGTCGGCTGCTTATGCAGATGGGTTAACCAATAACAATGGCCAGACCATCAACTTTAATAACCCTGCTTCATACAGTAATTTCTTTGTTACCTCCTATGACTTGGGTTTGTCAATTGATAGCAGAACATTGCGTAGCCAGGGTGGTGCAAGCTCATTTAATTCAGTCAACTTCACTCCAGCATATGTTGCTTTGGGTGTTCCATTGAGCAAGAAGAAGAAAATCGGCTTTGCTTTTGGTATGCGTCAATTAAGCCGTATTAATTACGATATACAGAATGGAGAAAAAGTAGGTGGCATCGATAGCCTGATCACCACATACAAAGGCAGTGGCGGTTTAAACCAGGCGTTTATTGGTATTGGCAAGCGCTGGGGCAAGTTTAGTTTGGGTGTAAATACCGGATACAATTTCGGTCGTAAAGAAACCAATACGCGTAAAGATTTTGTGAACGATACTGCTTTCTACTATTCATCCAACTCTCAGTCACTTATCTCATTCTCTGCTCCATTTGTAAATGCTGGTACACAGTACGAAACGAATATCAGCAGTAAGGATGATACCAAAGCTGGTCTCACACAAACTGTTGCTTTAAGGTTTGGTGCAACAGTCTCACTGGGTCAATCGCTTTCCGGCACACAGGATATCAGAAAGGAAACCATATTGTACGATAATAACGGCGGCTTCAGCAGATTGGATAGTGTTTTAGGTGTTACCGGCGTTAGAGGTAAGATTGCTTTACCAGTGAGTTATGCTGCAGGCTTTAT is drawn from Chitinophagales bacterium and contains these coding sequences:
- a CDS encoding type III pantothenate kinase, encoding MEVTLCFDFGNSRKKCAVFAGREVHEVVVLADDHTDTIQDLITRFQPQKSILSSVIAHNPEIEILLAKTTRFHLLSASSKLPITTPVGKPETIGADRLAICSAAVDQFPGTHTLAIGLGTCITYNYTNNRHEFLGGSISPGMQMRFRAMHEQTALLPLVEAASDFPLIGYDTRTNLLSGVILGVAKEIDGIIDAYALKYSNFNVLLTGGDMPFFVPHLKNKIFADPYLIFKGLYAISEQNNH